In Blattabacterium cuenoti, a single window of DNA contains:
- the eno gene encoding phosphopyruvate hydratase gives MSKIKQILSRQILDSRGIPTIEVDILTEDNVLGRASVPSGTSKGEYEAFELRDGDESKFSGKGVQKAIYNINKIIAPELIGISVLDQIKIDHMMLDLDGTKNKSRLGANAILGVSLAIVKAASNTLNIPIYKYIGGVCSHVLPVPLINIINGGKHAYSSIPFQEFMIIPTVAKTFFEAIQIGHKIFYQLKDLLLKKGFSTNVGDEGGFSSNFNNIETILDNMLESIHLSNYEPYKDIGIAIDCAASEFYQKEEKKYNYSKFGMMNNKEKITKTLEEHISYLSFLTRRYPIISIEDGMDQNDLIGWKSLTEELGIDIQLVGDDLFVTQIDRLQTLGIDKKIANAILIKLNQVGTLTETIKTINLAKEHKYNNIISHRSGDTEDSFIADLSVAFNIGQIKTGSICRSERNSKYNQLLRIENDLGKDSFFSGKIKI, from the coding sequence ATGAGTAAAATCAAACAAATATTATCAAGACAAATATTAGATTCAAGAGGGATTCCAACAATCGAAGTAGATATTCTTACAGAAGATAATGTTTTAGGAAGAGCATCGGTCCCATCAGGTACGTCTAAAGGAGAATATGAAGCATTTGAATTAAGAGATGGTGATGAAAGTAAATTTTCAGGAAAGGGAGTTCAAAAAGCAATTTATAATATAAATAAAATTATAGCACCTGAATTAATAGGAATATCAGTATTAGATCAAATTAAAATTGATCATATGATGTTAGATTTAGATGGCACTAAAAATAAAAGTCGATTAGGAGCTAATGCAATTTTAGGAGTATCATTAGCTATTGTTAAAGCAGCATCTAATACATTAAATATCCCTATTTATAAATATATAGGTGGAGTATGCTCACATGTTTTACCAGTTCCATTAATTAATATTATAAATGGAGGAAAACATGCATATTCTTCAATTCCATTTCAAGAATTTATGATTATACCAACGGTAGCAAAAACTTTTTTTGAAGCTATTCAAATAGGACATAAAATATTTTATCAATTAAAAGATTTATTATTAAAAAAAGGATTTTCAACTAATGTAGGTGATGAGGGTGGATTTTCATCTAATTTTAATAATATAGAAACTATTTTAGATAATATGTTAGAATCTATACATTTATCAAATTATGAACCATATAAAGATATAGGAATTGCAATAGATTGTGCAGCATCTGAATTTTATCAAAAAGAAGAAAAAAAATATAATTATTCTAAATTTGGAATGATGAATAATAAAGAAAAAATAACCAAAACTTTAGAAGAACATATTAGTTATTTATCTTTTTTAACTAGACGTTATCCTATTATATCTATAGAAGATGGAATGGATCAAAATGATTTAATAGGATGGAAATCTTTAACAGAAGAATTAGGTATAGATATTCAATTAGTAGGAGATGATTTATTTGTTACACAAATAGATAGATTACAAACATTAGGAATTGATAAAAAAATTGCAAATGCGATTCTTATTAAACTTAATCAAGTAGGAACACTTACGGAAACAATAAAAACTATTAATCTAGCAAAAGAACATAAGTATAATAATATTATTTCTCATCGTTCTGGAGATACAGAAGATTCTTTTATAGCTGATTTATCTGTTGCTTTTAATATTGGCCAAATAAAAACTGGCAGTATTTGTAGATCTGAAAGAAATTCAAAATATAATCAATTATTAAGAATTGAAAATGATCTTGGAAAGGATTCATTTTTTTCTGGAAAAATTAAAATATGA
- the rplQ gene encoding 50S ribosomal protein L17 — protein MNHRKKKILFGIKVGHKKSILSNMSSSLIKNKHIFTTLSKAKALKRYIEPIITKSKINTTHSKRIIFSLLRDKYAVAELFTKSFEKVKQRYGGYTRIIKIGYRLGDISKIVLLELLDFNNIDQHNSSSRKKIRRSKNKQSNKLVEIIKNNINNNQKKEKL, from the coding sequence ATGAATCATAGAAAAAAAAAAATACTTTTTGGTATAAAAGTTGGACATAAAAAATCTATATTATCTAATATGTCTTCTTCATTAATTAAAAATAAACATATTTTTACAACTTTATCTAAAGCAAAAGCATTAAAAAGATATATAGAACCTATTATAACAAAATCAAAAATTAATACAACTCATTCTAAAAGAATTATATTTTCTTTATTAAGAGATAAATATGCAGTCGCAGAATTATTTACAAAGTCTTTTGAAAAAGTAAAACAACGTTATGGAGGATATACAAGAATTATAAAAATTGGATATAGACTTGGAGATATATCAAAGATAGTTTTACTAGAATTATTAGATTTTAATAATATTGATCAACATAATAGTAGTAGTAGAAAAAAAATTAGAAGAAGCAAAAATAAACAGTCTAATAAATTAGTAGAAATAATTAAAAATAATATCAATAATAATCAGAAAAAAGAGAAATTATAA
- a CDS encoding DNA-directed RNA polymerase subunit alpha, producing MSIFDFIKPEKIITSELSEIKGLFHLKPLEPGYGLTLGNALRRVLLGSIKGIAVTSIKIKDIQYEFSSIKGVIEDVTEIILNFKKIRFKRKTLLQDKEIVNVKINNNDDKITGKLLNRFIINFEIINTDLVICHKDKSIPLEFSFIIEEGRGYVPSEENKKNNNDIIGNIAIDSIFTPIKNVKYTIDNCRVGQKTDFENLSIEIKTDGSITPKLALMEASKILIQYFSIFSCEKIENIINEKPIINKEKKYNEEFLRMRELLKSKLNDMDLSVRTKNCLKTASIENIADLVIQTKSNMLQMRNFGKKSLEELEEKMKKNGLYFGMDITEYKIHS from the coding sequence ATATCGATTTTTGATTTTATTAAACCAGAAAAAATTATTACATCTGAATTGTCAGAAATAAAAGGATTATTTCATTTAAAACCTTTAGAGCCTGGATATGGATTAACATTAGGTAATGCTTTAAGAAGAGTTCTTTTAGGATCTATTAAAGGAATTGCAGTAACTTCTATTAAAATTAAGGATATACAATATGAATTTTCCTCTATTAAAGGAGTAATTGAAGATGTTACTGAAATTATTTTAAATTTTAAAAAAATTCGATTTAAAAGAAAAACATTATTACAAGATAAAGAAATAGTAAATGTTAAAATAAACAATAATGATGATAAAATTACTGGTAAATTATTAAATAGGTTTATTATTAATTTTGAAATTATCAATACTGATTTAGTAATTTGTCATAAAGATAAATCTATTCCTTTAGAATTTAGTTTTATAATAGAAGAAGGAAGAGGATATGTTCCTTCAGAAGAAAATAAAAAAAATAATAATGATATAATTGGGAATATTGCTATAGATTCTATTTTTACACCTATAAAAAATGTAAAATATACAATAGATAATTGTAGAGTAGGACAAAAAACTGATTTTGAAAATTTATCTATTGAAATTAAAACTGATGGATCTATTACTCCTAAATTAGCATTAATGGAGGCATCAAAAATTTTAATTCAATATTTTTCAATATTTTCTTGTGAAAAAATTGAAAATATTATCAATGAGAAACCAATAATAAATAAAGAAAAAAAATATAATGAAGAATTTTTGAGAATGCGTGAATTATTAAAATCTAAATTAAATGATATGGATTTATCAGTAAGAACTAAAAATTGTTTAAAAACAGCATCAATTGAAAATATAGCAGATTTAGTTATTCAAACTAAATCTAATATGTTACAAATGAGAAATTTTGGAAAAAAATCATTAGAAGAATTAGAAGAAAAAATGAAAAAAAATGGTTTATATTTTGGCATGGATATTACTGAATATAAAATACATTCATAA
- the rpsD gene encoding 30S ribosomal protein S4, protein MARYIGPKTKISRKFGDCLYGEDKYFERRKYPSGQHGNYRRRGKRSEYFIQLLEKQKAKYLYGILEKSFKRLFIEASKKKGITGELLLQACESRLDNIVFRLKFAPSRSSARQIISHKHIIVNNHIVNIPSCRLKPGDKIGVRKTSRNHPVILDSINKNINNPMVNWLVLDHKNMYGIFRLMPKRIQIPEKIKEQLIVELYSK, encoded by the coding sequence ATGGCAAGATATATAGGACCAAAAACAAAAATTTCTAGAAAATTTGGAGATTGTTTATACGGAGAAGATAAATATTTTGAAAGAAGAAAATATCCATCAGGTCAACATGGTAATTATCGTAGACGAGGAAAACGTTCTGAGTATTTTATTCAATTATTAGAAAAACAAAAAGCTAAATATTTATATGGAATATTAGAAAAATCGTTTAAAAGATTATTTATTGAAGCATCTAAGAAAAAAGGAATTACAGGTGAACTTCTTTTACAAGCCTGTGAATCACGTCTTGATAATATTGTTTTTAGATTAAAATTTGCTCCATCTAGATCTTCTGCTCGTCAAATAATTTCTCATAAACATATTATTGTTAATAATCATATTGTAAATATTCCATCTTGTAGATTAAAACCAGGAGATAAAATTGGAGTTAGAAAAACATCAAGAAATCATCCTGTAATATTAGATTCAATAAATAAAAATATAAATAATCCAATGGTAAATTGGCTTGTTTTAGATCATAAAAATATGTATGGAATATTCAGATTAATGCCAAAAAGAATACAAATTCCTGAAAAAATAAAAGAACAATTAATTGTTGAATTATATTCAAAATAA